In one Rhopalosiphum padi isolate XX-2018 chromosome 3, ASM2088224v1, whole genome shotgun sequence genomic region, the following are encoded:
- the LOC132925979 gene encoding zinc finger BED domain-containing protein 5-like encodes MERWLKKGTLKRSFPEPEYFAVNSSHYDNHSNNENDTNEITPKDFRKCVICSKVLPNSSMAPAKMRRHLESVHGELKEKNVEFFIRKRDELLKSINFSYRIAQRGEAYTIAESLIKPCAMEMIKCMLDEKLATEISKIPLSNNTVANRINDLAADIQNELIFRLKSCKFALQMDESTDVAGLAILIVIVRYQYESTLLEDLLLCKSLPTRATGVEIFDLLNPFLEGNEIPWENCVDICTDGAKAMSGTINGAVQRIKNIAKNCSSSHCMIHRQARCKKVIY; translated from the exons atgGAGAGATGGCTTAAAAAAGGAACTCTGAAACGTTCCTTTCCAGAACCTGAATATTTTGCGGTGAACTCAAGTCATTATGATAATCATAGTAATAATGAGAATGATACAAATGAAATCACCCCAAAAGATTTTAGGAaa TGCGTTATTTGCAGCAAAGTTCTCCCAAATAGCTCAATGGCTCCAGCTAAAATGCGTCGTCATTTAGAATCTGTTCACGGTgaacttaaagaaaaaaatgtagaattCTTTATTCGAAAGCGTGACGAACTACTAAAATCAATAAACT TTAGCTATCGGATAGCTCAACGCGGTGAAGCTTACACAATTGCCGAAAGTCTTATAAAACCTTGTGCTATGGagatgataaaatgtatgttagaTGAAAAATTGGCAACAGAAATATCTAAAATCCCACTATCAAATAACACGGTAGCTAATCGTATCAATGATTTAGCAGCCGATATACAGAATGAACTTATTTTTCGTCTCAAATCGTGCAAATTTGCATTACAAATGGATGAGTCTACCGATGTAGCTGGGCTTGCAATATTAATTGTCATTGTTAGGTATCAATACGAAAGCACATTATTGGAAGATCTTCTTTTATGCAAATCTCTACCAACACGTGCTACTGGAGTTGAAATATTTGATCTTCTAAATCCATTTCTCGAAGGAAATGAAATACCATGGGAAAACTGCGTTGATATCTGTACCGATGGAGCAAAGGCTATGAGTGGTACAATTAATGGAGCTGTACagcgtattaaaaatattgccaAAAACTGTTCTAGTAGCCACTGTATGATACACAGACAGGCTCGCTGCAAAAAAGTTATCTATTAG
- the LOC132925980 gene encoding uncharacterized protein LOC132925980, translating into MKWSESDTIALVELYEKHECIWNIGSKDYRNKLMRDAAYEDIVKTLKKDNFGVTELKQKIKNLRCTYNQELLKIKKSQKSGSGVDDLYVPNIKWFKLMDSFMKNVKSVKISCTQDNAESGGNEEGLLENVTGVFTEMSTTPMTTTVVAGNPQVPTTPTAKTPVVIKTSAKKRKLHHFTTAITELRNIQNDLNKMDSTEISDNDAFGQYVIASLNKLSPRQAILAQSDIQSLLTKYRLAEQSGSNSFHSTSPQSFYTTDEDTSTQYNIATDQDTSTQYTLLSANTGNEHDEDNRDNIIAKAWSLI; encoded by the exons atgaagtgGTCTGAAAGTGACACGATAGCTCTGGTGGAATTGTATGAAAAGCATGAGTGTATATGGAATATTGGTTCTAaagattatagaaataaattaatgagaGACGCTGCCTACGAAGATATCGTCAAGACActtaaaaaagataattttggCGTGActgaactaaaacaaaaaataaaaaacttaaggTGTACTTACAACCaagaactattaaaaataaaaaaatcacagaAGTCTGGTAGTGGTGTAGATGATCTATATGTTCCAAATATAAAATGGTTCAAATTGATGGATTCATTCATGAAAAATGTCAAGTCTGTGAAAATTAGTTGTACACAGGACAATGCAGAAAGTGGag GTAACGAAGAAGGGCTGTTGGAAAATGTAACAGGTGTATTCACAGAAATGTCTACAACGCCGATGACAACAACTGTAGTTGCTGGAAACCCACAAGTGCCTACAACACCAACTGCAAAAACTCCAGTAGTTATAAAAACATCAGCTAAAAAAAGGAAGCTACATCATTTTACAACAGCAATTACAGAATTGCGTAATattcaaaatgatttaaataaaatggattCCACTGAAATAAGTGATAATGATGCGTTTGGCCAGTACGTTATTGCATCACTTAATAAGTTGTCACCAAGGCAAGCTATTTTGGCTCAAAGTGATATACAGTCTCTTTTGACCAAGTATCGATTAGCAGAACAGTCTGGGTCAAACAGTTTTCATTCTACGTCACCACAATCTTTTTATACAACTGATGAAGATACATCTACACAATACAATATAGCAACTGATCAAGATACATCTACCCAATACACTCTACTATCAGCCAACACAGGCAACGAACATGATGAAGATAACAGGGACAATATCATCGCAAAAGCCTggtcattaatttaa